One genomic segment of Synergistaceae bacterium includes these proteins:
- a CDS encoding carboxymuconolactone decarboxylase family protein: MAKKCVTVMFSAAIAVVSIFCGVCWSETGGNDMRDEIQSVESEQIFPLGEKNDAFAQYFIGRSYLKPLTSEGVFIANVTFEPGCRNNWHIHRKSGQILLCTAGYGWYQEEGKPAQALKPGDVVNIPKDVKHWHGASKNSWFSHLSLSLPVEGASTEWLEPVNDEVYLKLDADAGRADRSSKTIKKLGIDERAVNGLFPEFAAIKNRFLYGDVWSQGTMDDKLRSLVTIAVLITVEGADLEEQLLAALKIGVKPAELLEVFHQAAPYIGFPKTEKGLAVLGKVFLGEDIEMPLESNTTVTEDDRLNKGIDAQKAIFGEVIDAMRANAPDDLKFIQDYLSAFCFGDTYTRKGLDLKTRELITFVCLAALGDCAPQLKSHAAGNLAVGNDRKVLLGALNQSLPYIGFPRTLNAIAVVNEVAK; encoded by the coding sequence ATGGCGAAGAAGTGCGTGACGGTGATGTTCTCCGCCGCTATAGCGGTTGTTTCGATTTTTTGCGGCGTATGTTGGAGCGAGACAGGAGGAAACGATATGAGGGACGAAATTCAATCGGTTGAGTCTGAACAGATTTTCCCGTTGGGAGAAAAGAACGACGCTTTCGCTCAATACTTTATCGGGCGGAGCTACCTGAAACCGCTTACGAGCGAGGGAGTATTCATCGCGAATGTGACCTTCGAGCCGGGTTGCCGCAACAATTGGCACATTCACCGCAAAAGTGGGCAGATTCTGTTGTGTACGGCTGGTTATGGCTGGTATCAGGAGGAAGGGAAACCGGCTCAGGCGCTCAAGCCCGGCGATGTCGTGAATATTCCGAAAGACGTGAAACACTGGCACGGCGCGTCGAAAAACAGTTGGTTCTCTCATCTTTCCTTGAGTCTTCCCGTTGAGGGGGCTTCAACCGAATGGCTTGAACCCGTCAACGACGAAGTTTATTTGAAACTGGATGCGGATGCCGGACGCGCCGACAGGAGTAGCAAAACAATAAAGAAGCTGGGAATCGATGAACGCGCCGTGAATGGTTTATTCCCTGAGTTTGCCGCGATAAAAAACCGCTTTCTGTATGGCGATGTCTGGTCTCAAGGCACGATGGACGACAAGTTGCGTTCTCTCGTGACAATCGCCGTTTTGATTACCGTCGAGGGCGCTGATTTGGAGGAACAGCTTCTTGCCGCGCTTAAAATCGGGGTAAAGCCGGCGGAACTTCTGGAGGTATTTCATCAAGCCGCGCCATATATCGGTTTTCCGAAAACTGAAAAAGGTCTTGCCGTGCTTGGGAAAGTATTTCTGGGCGAGGATATCGAAATGCCGCTTGAGAGCAACACCACCGTTACAGAAGATGACCGTTTGAATAAAGGCATCGACGCGCAGAAAGCGATATTCGGGGAAGTGATCGACGCAATGAGGGCAAACGCCCCGGACGACCTGAAGTTCATTCAGGATTATCTTTCGGCGTTTTGCTTCGGCGATACCTATACCCGCAAAGGTCTCGATCTGAAAACTCGTGAGTTGATAACCTTCGTATGCCTTGCCGCTTTGGGAGATTGTGCGCCGCAATTGAAGTCTCACGCTGCGGGAAACTTGGCTGTCGGCAATGATAGGAAGGTTTTGCTGGGCGCTTTGAATCAGAGCTTGCCGTATATTGGTTTCCCCAGGACATTGAACGCTATTGCCGTGGTCAATGAGGTCGCGAAATAA
- a CDS encoding MerR family transcriptional regulator → MSLTISEAAEKTGLTAHTLRYYDKEGLLPFIEKSPSGARVFREEDMEWLSVVECLKQTGLPLKNIKQFLDWCMEGDSTIRQRYDMFIERKAEAEKQIAALQKALEKINYKCWYYETALAAGTTKIHEHAPEQFTYPKMTPEPEVAAV, encoded by the coding sequence ATGAGTCTGACTATTAGTGAAGCCGCCGAAAAAACAGGATTGACCGCGCATACCCTGCGTTATTACGACAAAGAGGGCTTGCTTCCCTTCATCGAAAAATCCCCAAGCGGGGCGCGTGTCTTCAGGGAAGAGGATATGGAGTGGCTGAGCGTGGTCGAATGTTTAAAGCAGACCGGCCTGCCGCTGAAAAATATAAAACAGTTCCTCGACTGGTGCATGGAAGGAGACTCCACCATCCGGCAGAGATACGACATGTTCATTGAGCGCAAAGCCGAAGCGGAGAAACAGATCGCGGCGCTTCAGAAAGCTCTCGAAAAAATCAACTATAAATGCTGGTATTACGAAACCGCTCTCGCGGCGGGGACGACGAAAATTCACGAACACGCGCCGGAACAATTTACTTATCCGAAGATGACTCCAGAGCCGGAAGTCGCGGCCGTGTAG
- a CDS encoding DUF5058 family protein: MANSLIMWFACAPGILIVFYQSWLFFRKSKSDALKIGLTKQQVNAAIRSASVTSVGPCFVMLTAMLSLMLYVGAPLAWLRVDFIGSVTYELQAATIAGQSMGLELGSSPLTADYLATAAMVMTAGCIGWVVFGAVCSDKMEKVNSFMAGGNAAIVPILGTGALIGVYSSMTLDRLYPFKNQALAVLAGGAAMYFIQSYNAKAKKQWIREWGLTICMVVGMVVATLTEGIF, translated from the coding sequence ATGGCGAACAGTCTGATCATGTGGTTTGCCTGCGCGCCCGGAATTCTGATCGTGTTTTATCAGTCATGGCTGTTCTTCCGAAAAAGCAAATCTGATGCCCTGAAAATCGGCCTGACGAAACAGCAGGTTAATGCGGCCATACGCAGCGCTTCAGTGACCTCCGTGGGTCCCTGCTTCGTGATGCTGACCGCCATGCTGTCCCTCATGCTCTACGTGGGCGCGCCTCTGGCCTGGCTGCGGGTGGACTTCATCGGTTCAGTCACTTACGAGCTTCAGGCCGCCACTATCGCCGGACAGAGCATGGGGCTGGAGCTGGGATCCTCTCCTCTTACCGCCGATTACCTCGCCACCGCCGCCATGGTCATGACCGCGGGCTGCATCGGGTGGGTGGTTTTCGGGGCGGTGTGCTCCGACAAAATGGAGAAGGTCAACTCCTTCATGGCGGGAGGAAACGCCGCTATCGTCCCAATTTTGGGAACAGGGGCTCTCATCGGCGTTTATTCTTCCATGACCCTCGACAGGCTGTATCCCTTTAAAAATCAGGCTCTGGCCGTTCTTGCGGGAGGCGCGGCCATGTATTTCATTCAGTCCTACAACGCAAAAGCGAAAAAACAATGGATCCGGGAATGGGGACTCACGATCTGCATGGTGGTCGGCATGGTGGTCGCCACTTTGACGGAAGGCATTTTTTAG
- a CDS encoding L-2-amino-thiazoline-4-carboxylic acid hydrolase: MTFTEKTHAFIAAKYYVRLTEAFGDVGVGIFIHATQYYAGQRGRRMAQRALRDGKELTYETYMEYGEWVNTPEIIAAESANQSVVEAISPDFVIRISRCPWHLQFKEMGLTEAGHEYCKHLDSAICRGFNPYLTYTVEKTLHKSDCCIHRISDTNYASKPNVTKKKEYLHSFEYHCAHSYWAYNEVTAAVRGQRGEEVNAKVLADFAAEYGQEAADVLAGYRYVNFNVC; this comes from the coding sequence TTGACATTCACAGAAAAGACCCACGCTTTTATCGCCGCAAAATACTATGTCCGGCTGACAGAGGCCTTCGGCGACGTCGGAGTCGGAATTTTCATTCACGCAACCCAGTACTACGCCGGGCAAAGAGGGCGAAGGATGGCTCAGAGGGCTTTGCGCGACGGAAAAGAGCTCACGTACGAGACGTATATGGAATACGGGGAGTGGGTCAACACGCCGGAGATCATCGCGGCCGAGAGCGCGAATCAATCCGTTGTGGAGGCGATTTCTCCGGATTTTGTGATCCGCATCAGCCGCTGCCCCTGGCACCTTCAGTTCAAAGAAATGGGACTGACGGAGGCCGGCCATGAATACTGCAAACATCTGGACTCCGCCATCTGTCGGGGCTTCAATCCCTATCTAACCTACACGGTGGAAAAGACCCTTCACAAAAGCGACTGTTGTATCCATCGGATCTCCGACACGAATTACGCGTCGAAACCCAACGTCACAAAAAAGAAGGAATACCTCCACAGTTTCGAGTATCACTGCGCTCATTCCTACTGGGCCTACAACGAGGTCACGGCCGCCGTCCGGGGCCAGAGGGGAGAAGAGGTCAACGCGAAGGTGCTGGCAGATTTCGCCGCCGAATATGGCCAGGAAGCCGCCGACGTTCTGGCGGGCTATCGATACGTCAACTTCAACGTGTGCTGA